A genomic window from Silene latifolia isolate original U9 population chromosome 11, ASM4854445v1, whole genome shotgun sequence includes:
- the LOC141614353 gene encoding uncharacterized protein LOC141614353 has protein sequence MGDGVRWPRPPIEGQAWKKDSKKKCEFHRNIGHTMEDCYTLRREIRRLYNQGDLSHLLSRGGKQQDKQQRDTLPKLRAIGQKPLAESPTATYPLIAFDEEDVHDSQEHHDTLIITLSMANCTVRKVLLDTGSSVNLIMLKTKENMGFSEKDL, from the exons ATGGGAGACGGGGTGAGATGGCCTAGGCCGCCAATAGAGGGACAAGCTTGGAagaaggatagcaagaagaagtgcgaattTCATCGTAATATTGGACACACTATGGAGGATTGTTACACTTTGCGCAGGGAGATCAGGCGTCTATACAATCAAGGAGACCTGAGCCACCTATTATcgcgtgggggcaagcagcaagataag CAGCAAAGAGACACGCTACCGAAACTAAGGGCGATAGGCCAGAAACCTCTTGCAGAGTCTCCCACAGCGACCTACCCGTTAATCGCCTTCGACGAAGAAGATGTCCATGACAGTCAAGAACATCACGACACACTTATTATAACGTTGTCAATGGCTAATTGTACAGTGAGGAAGGTCCTGCTAGATACTGGTAGCTCAGTCAATTTGATCATGTTGAAAACTaaagaaaacatgggattcagcgagaaggacttGTAG